From Novipirellula galeiformis, the proteins below share one genomic window:
- a CDS encoding YheT family hydrolase: protein MISFQPPAFEPHQLLRGGHLQTLATVAPAGPIGLPTRKHVVELIDGDAVVLHETCPPDWPANGLAVLLVHGLSGCHSAPYMIRLAKQFHRQGVRVFRIDMRGCGEAYRLAKQLTHAGRSDDLLAALETIATLAPQGRLGVVAVSLGGNQILRALGRIGAGVDTGPLWIDRLERIVAVCPPIDLVRCSENMQRWILRPYNYYFIRHLMSRIPPGVRARDDFELRKSRPRPRTLRELDEQFTAPLSGFSGALEYYEHSSAANHIGTVLVPTLLLVADDDPVVPVDCFSESKHPWSDSTTRLVSKHGGHVGFIDRQRNCWMDRVILDWFARR from the coding sequence ATGATTTCATTTCAGCCACCTGCCTTTGAACCTCATCAGCTGCTGCGAGGCGGCCATCTGCAAACCTTGGCCACGGTCGCTCCCGCAGGGCCGATCGGTTTGCCGACACGCAAGCATGTTGTCGAATTGATCGACGGCGATGCGGTGGTGCTGCATGAAACTTGTCCGCCGGATTGGCCCGCGAACGGTCTTGCGGTCTTATTGGTCCATGGTTTGTCTGGGTGCCACAGTGCACCTTACATGATTCGTTTGGCGAAGCAATTTCACCGCCAAGGCGTGCGCGTTTTCCGAATTGACATGCGTGGCTGTGGCGAGGCCTATCGGTTGGCGAAACAATTGACCCACGCGGGACGCAGCGATGATTTGCTCGCGGCACTCGAGACCATCGCCACGCTGGCACCCCAGGGGCGGTTGGGGGTGGTGGCTGTTTCGCTTGGCGGGAACCAGATTTTGCGTGCCTTGGGACGGATCGGGGCGGGGGTGGATACAGGGCCCCTCTGGATCGATCGGCTCGAACGCATTGTGGCCGTTTGTCCACCCATCGATCTGGTCCGCTGCAGCGAGAATATGCAGCGCTGGATCCTGCGGCCTTATAATTATTACTTCATTCGCCATTTGATGTCGCGGATCCCTCCAGGCGTCCGGGCACGCGACGATTTCGAGCTGCGAAAATCACGCCCTCGACCTCGCACGTTGCGAGAATTAGATGAGCAGTTCACCGCACCGCTGAGCGGTTTTTCGGGAGCTTTGGAATACTACGAGCACTCGTCCGCCGCCAATCATATTGGGACGGTCCTGGTTCCCACATTGCTGTTAGTGGCGGACGATGACCCCGTTGTTCCCGTCGATTGTTTCAGCGAGTCAAAACATCCGTGGAGCGATTCGACCACGCGGCTCGTCTCCAAGCATGGCGGACACGTGGGGTTCATCGACCGTCAACGCAATTGCTGGATGGATCGCGTGATTTTGGATTGGTTTGCCCGGCGGTAA
- a CDS encoding 2Fe-2S iron-sulfur cluster-binding protein, producing MPKLTVQGIGEFDIPAGKRLVKALIEDAGTDQLHACGGVSRCTTCRVKFVEGEPKNITEAEKETLKVRGVTDPGVRLSCQIACDHDMSVELISRLEGSGRKDQGGPVADAIEPAPEWTTR from the coding sequence ATGCCCAAATTGACGGTTCAAGGTATCGGCGAATTCGATATCCCCGCTGGAAAAAGACTCGTAAAAGCACTGATTGAGGACGCAGGAACCGATCAACTACACGCCTGTGGTGGCGTGTCACGCTGCACCACCTGTCGTGTGAAATTTGTTGAAGGCGAACCCAAAAACATCACCGAAGCCGAAAAAGAAACACTCAAAGTCCGTGGCGTTACCGATCCTGGCGTGCGTCTGAGTTGCCAAATTGCTTGCGACCATGACATGAGCGTCGAACTGATCAGCCGACTCGAAGGAAGTGGCCGTAAAGATCAAGGTGGACCGGTCGCCGACGCGATCGAACCTGCGCCGGAATGGACGACCCGCTAA